The Acidobacteriota bacterium genome has a segment encoding these proteins:
- a CDS encoding aldehyde dehydrogenase: protein MEVSRILINGEWVSSSSKKIIDVQNPATLEIVGRVPACNEADVNAAVAAAKKAQIDWNKTPGLEKAQQLHEVASRIRDMEEELATSITKETGKPLCESVESIENVAGCFDYYAEVGRSERGHTFPPVSRHQVNFTIKEPYGVVAAIVPFNFPLLLMAWKVAPALAAGNTVVCKPSYLNPTSNLIMARAYEDLPPGVMNVITGTGGTVGGQLIRHPDVNLIAFTGSTEAGRRIASEAGTQLKEVNLELGGIDPLIVFEDADIDIAVRGATYARLLNAGQVCTSSKRIYVVEKIAKEFTDRMIKHVKSLRVGDPMKPDTDIGPLVSAEALEDIEQQVARAVKDGAKLVHGGKRVQPDGLKGFFYEPAILVDVPQGSAATTEEIFGPVIAVIVAKDADDAIRKANDSEYGLGATIFTNNLEYMMKAMENIKAGSFWVNDPLTDNDAGAFGGMRASGIGRELGIEGLDAFREPKHVHIDYVMESKPFWFPYREREDE, encoded by the coding sequence ATGGAAGTAAGCCGCATCTTAATTAACGGCGAGTGGGTTTCTTCATCTTCGAAGAAAATTATTGACGTTCAGAATCCCGCCACCTTGGAGATTGTGGGACGCGTTCCCGCCTGTAACGAGGCCGATGTCAACGCTGCGGTCGCGGCGGCCAAGAAAGCTCAGATCGATTGGAACAAGACGCCCGGCCTGGAAAAGGCGCAACAACTGCATGAAGTAGCCAGCCGCATCCGGGACATGGAAGAGGAGCTTGCCACCTCGATTACCAAAGAGACGGGAAAGCCGCTCTGCGAATCGGTCGAGAGCATCGAAAATGTGGCTGGATGCTTCGACTACTACGCCGAAGTGGGCCGCTCCGAACGGGGCCATACCTTTCCTCCCGTGTCCCGGCACCAAGTCAACTTTACCATCAAAGAGCCTTACGGGGTGGTCGCCGCCATCGTGCCGTTTAATTTTCCTCTTCTTCTCATGGCATGGAAGGTGGCGCCGGCCCTCGCGGCGGGAAACACGGTTGTTTGCAAACCCTCGTACCTCAACCCTACGAGTAATCTTATAATGGCGCGAGCCTACGAGGACCTGCCTCCCGGTGTCATGAACGTCATCACGGGAACGGGGGGAACGGTCGGGGGACAGCTTATCCGGCACCCGGACGTGAATTTGATCGCCTTCACCGGTTCCACCGAGGCCGGACGGCGCATCGCTTCGGAGGCGGGCACTCAGTTGAAGGAGGTCAACCTGGAGCTGGGCGGCATTGACCCGCTGATCGTATTCGAGGACGCGGACATCGACATCGCCGTTCGCGGTGCTACCTATGCAAGGCTTTTGAACGCGGGTCAGGTCTGCACGTCCTCGAAACGCATCTATGTTGTCGAGAAGATTGCAAAGGAATTCACCGACCGTATGATCAAGCACGTGAAGAGCCTGCGGGTGGGTGACCCTATGAAGCCGGATACCGACATCGGCCCACTGGTCTCCGCGGAAGCGTTGGAAGATATAGAACAACAGGTCGCGCGGGCCGTCAAAGACGGAGCCAAGCTCGTGCATGGGGGCAAGCGCGTTCAACCCGACGGTCTCAAGGGCTTCTTTTATGAGCCGGCTATCCTTGTGGATGTTCCCCAGGGGAGCGCGGCCACCACGGAAGAAATCTTCGGCCCCGTGATTGCCGTGATCGTGGCGAAGGACGCCGACGACGCCATCCGCAAGGCGAATGATTCCGAGTACGGCCTCGGCGCGACCATCTTCACGAACAACCTCGAGTATATGATGAAGGCAATGGAAAACATCAAGGCCGGAAGTTTCTGGGTCAACGACCCGCTTACGGATAACGACGCCGGTGCCTTCGGCGGGATGCGCGCGAGCGGAATCGGCCGCGAGCTGGGCATCGAGGGTCTCGATGCCTTCCGCGAGCCCAAACACGTCCACATTGATTACGTGATGGAGAGCAAGCCATTCTGGTTTCCCTATAGGGAAAGGGAAGACGAGTAG
- the efp gene encoding elongation factor P — protein MDVISGNDIRVGVKVVLDGAPFEVLSSQHVKIANRRAVIQTKVRNLLTQRVLDRTFHSGDKLEVADIMTRKMQFLYRKGDEFVFMDAQTYEQTSFDGEQLGSAVDFLKENTEVDALYYEGRPVSVALPLFMELEVTRTEPGVRGDTATNVTKAATLETGATVKIPLFINQGDVIKIDTRTGEYLERVGIA, from the coding sequence ATGGACGTAATCTCGGGTAACGACATACGCGTCGGAGTGAAGGTCGTGCTAGATGGGGCGCCTTTCGAGGTGCTCTCCTCCCAGCACGTCAAGATCGCCAACCGACGGGCGGTCATTCAGACCAAGGTCCGAAACCTTCTTACGCAGCGGGTACTCGACAGGACCTTTCATTCCGGCGACAAGCTCGAGGTGGCCGACATCATGACGCGCAAGATGCAGTTTCTTTACCGCAAGGGCGACGAGTTCGTGTTCATGGACGCGCAGACGTATGAGCAGACTTCGTTTGACGGCGAGCAGTTGGGCAGCGCGGTGGACTTTCTCAAGGAAAACACGGAGGTCGACGCCCTCTACTACGAAGGGCGTCCCGTGAGCGTGGCGCTTCCGTTGTTCATGGAGCTCGAGGTGACGCGCACCGAGCCGGGGGTACGCGGCGACACCGCGACAAACGTCACGAAGGCCGCGACGCTCGAGACGGGCGCGACCGTAAAGATTCCCCTCTTCATCAACCAAGGCGACGTTATCAAGATCGACACCCGGACGGGCGAGTATCTTGAACGCGTCGGAATCGCCTGA
- the accB gene encoding acetyl-CoA carboxylase biotin carboxyl carrier protein: MDAKEIQELVSWLIERDISDFEMNKNGMHLRVRRRGAGEPPEVISGPSEEAPAPPSTSAPKPPAGAEDANLAKVTSPLVGTFYRRPNPKAEAFVEVGSRVEKGQTLCVVEAMKVMNEISASHAGEVTAIHVKDGEPVEFGEVLFSIKTA; the protein is encoded by the coding sequence ATGGACGCCAAGGAAATCCAAGAGCTTGTTTCGTGGCTCATCGAGCGTGACATTTCCGACTTCGAAATGAACAAAAACGGGATGCACCTCAGGGTGCGCCGGCGCGGCGCGGGTGAGCCTCCCGAGGTCATTTCCGGCCCGAGCGAAGAAGCCCCTGCGCCGCCTTCCACGTCCGCCCCCAAACCGCCGGCGGGGGCCGAGGATGCAAACCTCGCCAAAGTGACCTCCCCCCTCGTGGGAACCTTCTACCGCCGTCCCAATCCCAAGGCGGAGGCCTTCGTCGAGGTGGGAAGCCGCGTCGAAAAAGGGCAGACGCTTTGCGTCGTGGAGGCCATGAAGGTGATGAACGAAATCTCCGCGTCCCACGCCGGCGAGGTGACGGCCATCCACGTCAAGGACGGCGAGCCAGTCGAGTTTGGAGAAGTGCTCTTCAGCATCAAGACGGCGTAG
- the accC gene encoding acetyl-CoA carboxylase biotin carboxylase subunit — MFKKILVANRGEIALRVLWACKELGIRTVAVRSEADRDSLHSSFADENICIGPAPSASSYLNITSILSAAEVSGAEAIHPGYGFLSENARFAEICSDCGVKFIGPTPELIRLMGDKAAAREQVKKLGIPVIPGSDGPVKTHKKARSLASNLGYPVILKAVAGGGGRGMRVVREAAEMENAFSVAASEAKAAFDDGRIYLEKYFDAPRHIEVQILSDSHGTVVQLGERECSIQRKHQKLVEEAPSPAVDDRLREELGERAIAIARAVGYENAGTVEFLLDEDGSFYFMEMNTRIQVEHPVTEFITGMDLIKEQIRIAAGEPMSPFPQPFSPYGHAIECRINAEHPETFTPSPGTISVFHPPGGPGVRVDTAAYASCVVSSYYDSMIAKLITHGRDREEAVQRMRRSLEVFVIEGIETNIPLHQRIVDDAEFQKGNLSTCFLERQLAGLSTKAGKEPGEETAASA, encoded by the coding sequence ATGTTCAAGAAAATCCTAGTGGCCAATCGCGGCGAAATCGCGCTGCGAGTCCTCTGGGCCTGCAAGGAGCTCGGCATCCGGACGGTCGCCGTTCGCTCCGAGGCCGACCGCGACTCCCTGCACTCGAGCTTCGCGGACGAGAACATCTGCATCGGGCCGGCCCCGAGCGCGTCGAGCTATCTTAACATCACGTCCATCCTGTCGGCCGCCGAAGTTTCGGGGGCCGAGGCGATACACCCCGGCTACGGCTTCCTGTCCGAGAACGCCCGCTTCGCAGAAATTTGCTCCGACTGCGGCGTAAAATTCATCGGCCCGACGCCCGAGCTCATACGCCTGATGGGCGACAAGGCCGCGGCGCGTGAGCAGGTTAAAAAGCTGGGTATCCCCGTCATTCCGGGAAGCGACGGCCCCGTTAAAACCCACAAGAAGGCGCGCAGCCTCGCGAGCAACCTGGGTTACCCCGTGATTTTGAAGGCCGTAGCCGGAGGCGGCGGCCGGGGCATGCGCGTCGTGCGCGAGGCCGCGGAAATGGAAAACGCCTTCAGCGTGGCCGCTTCGGAGGCGAAGGCGGCCTTCGACGACGGGCGCATCTACCTGGAAAAGTATTTCGATGCGCCGCGCCACATCGAGGTGCAGATACTTTCCGATTCCCACGGTACTGTGGTTCAGCTCGGTGAGCGCGAGTGCTCGATTCAGAGAAAACACCAGAAGCTCGTCGAGGAGGCGCCTTCGCCCGCGGTGGACGACCGGCTTCGCGAGGAGCTCGGCGAGCGCGCCATTGCGATCGCGCGCGCAGTGGGCTACGAAAACGCCGGCACGGTCGAGTTCCTCCTCGATGAGGATGGCTCGTTCTACTTCATGGAGATGAACACGCGCATCCAGGTGGAGCATCCCGTGACGGAGTTCATTACGGGCATGGACCTTATCAAAGAGCAAATCCGCATCGCGGCGGGCGAGCCGATGTCTCCTTTTCCCCAGCCGTTCTCGCCGTACGGCCATGCGATCGAGTGCCGCATCAACGCCGAGCACCCGGAAACCTTCACGCCCTCGCCCGGTACTATCAGCGTCTTTCATCCGCCGGGTGGCCCGGGCGTGCGCGTGGACACCGCCGCTTACGCCTCGTGTGTCGTTTCGTCCTACTACGATTCGATGATTGCCAAGCTCATCACCCACGGCCGCGACCGCGAGGAGGCGGTCCAGCGGATGCGCCGCTCGCTCGAGGTCTTCGTCATCGAGGGCATCGAGACGAACATCCCGCTCCACCAGCGCATTGTGGACGACGCGGAGTTCCAGAAAGGCAACCTCTCAACGTGTTTCCTGGAAAGACAGCTGGCTGGCTTGTCCACCAAGGCTGGGAAAGAACCGGGCGAAGAAACGGCGGCAAGCGCGTAG
- a CDS encoding serine/threonine protein kinase: MGFEGKKFGRYKVMRLLGEGAMGGVFEARDPVIGRTVALKVIRPELLASEEHRARFFREAQAAGKLSHPHIVTLYDMGKDTATGANFLSMEHLPGGSLRDRMKKGKPMPAEEAASYAASLLEALEHAHEHGIVHRDVKPENLLFSSKGTLKLADFGIARPEASHLTQTGEILGTPYYMAPEQILGKPTDGRADLFAAGVILYEMLSGRKPFEGENIPSIAHAICYDEPPPLHATAPDVPEALSSTVTRLLEKNPKKRFAKASKARQALLASPSSKKPSRKPSKRKAQAGVVKRRLLRMLPWGAALLAGLALFGAAGYLTWKGAQKVVQAVSSTDEGMASRAEEAPPAKKPLAEKKKSAADGWFSLGVGKSETVRFELVHYLSDGELALYIDGDLVFRKSFEGSKKFGVPQRSVVAEDFKVKPGKHSIRVRIEGGKRYSETTMETEVRKNETRTLRAYLSRLKFELTLYWE, translated from the coding sequence ATGGGCTTTGAGGGAAAGAAGTTCGGGCGTTACAAGGTGATGCGTCTCCTTGGTGAAGGCGCGATGGGCGGCGTTTTCGAGGCACGCGACCCGGTGATCGGGCGCACCGTGGCCCTTAAGGTCATCCGGCCGGAGCTGCTTGCATCGGAGGAGCACCGCGCTCGTTTCTTCCGCGAGGCCCAAGCCGCTGGTAAGCTTTCGCATCCGCACATCGTCACCCTCTACGACATGGGAAAGGACACCGCAACGGGTGCGAACTTCCTTTCGATGGAGCACCTCCCCGGCGGGAGCCTGCGGGACAGGATGAAGAAAGGAAAGCCCATGCCCGCCGAGGAGGCCGCCTCCTATGCCGCATCGCTTCTCGAGGCGTTGGAGCACGCCCACGAGCATGGGATCGTCCACCGCGACGTGAAGCCCGAAAATCTGCTCTTTTCCTCGAAGGGGACGCTCAAGCTTGCCGACTTCGGTATCGCGCGCCCCGAGGCGTCGCACCTTACGCAGACGGGAGAAATCCTCGGCACGCCCTACTACATGGCGCCGGAGCAGATTCTCGGAAAGCCCACGGACGGCCGCGCCGACCTGTTTGCCGCGGGGGTCATTCTGTACGAGATGCTTTCGGGCCGGAAGCCTTTCGAGGGAGAAAACATTCCCTCCATCGCGCACGCGATCTGCTACGACGAGCCCCCGCCGCTTCATGCGACCGCACCGGATGTTCCGGAAGCGCTGTCCAGCACTGTGACGCGCCTTCTGGAAAAGAATCCCAAGAAGCGGTTTGCAAAGGCTTCCAAGGCCCGCCAAGCCCTCCTGGCAAGCCCGTCTTCCAAGAAACCTTCCCGGAAACCATCGAAGCGTAAAGCCCAAGCAGGTGTCGTGAAGCGCCGCCTCCTGCGCATGCTTCCATGGGGGGCCGCCTTGCTCGCGGGGCTTGCCCTTTTCGGCGCTGCCGGCTACCTCACGTGGAAGGGAGCACAGAAGGTTGTCCAAGCCGTTTCCTCGACCGACGAAGGAATGGCGTCCCGGGCCGAAGAAGCGCCGCCGGCGAAGAAGCCTCTCGCGGAGAAAAAGAAGTCCGCGGCGGACGGATGGTTTTCCCTGGGCGTGGGCAAAAGCGAGACCGTGCGCTTCGAGCTCGTGCATTACTTGAGCGATGGAGAGCTGGCGCTGTATATCGACGGTGATCTCGTCTTCCGCAAGTCCTTCGAGGGCTCCAAGAAATTCGGCGTTCCGCAGCGCTCCGTGGTGGCCGAAGATTTCAAAGTCAAGCCCGGAAAACACAGCATCCGCGTACGCATCGAGGGCGGGAAAAGATACAGCGAAACCACGATGGAAACGGAGGTTCGAAAGAACGAGACGCGAACGCTTCGCGCGTATCTCTCGCGCCTGAAATTCGAACTCACCCTCTACTGGGAATAG
- the fusA gene encoding elongation factor G has protein sequence MKIYETESIRNVAVVGHGDSGKTSLVSALLYRAGAVAHLGKITQKNTVTDYGEEEKERGITLSSAVAYGEWQDTKVNILDTPGYSNFIPDARAAMRVADSCLMVISGVDGVQVQTECLWDWAVQFELPVLFVVNLLDRDRAGFSMTIESLQKAFGKNVVPLVQPLGEGEAFRGYIDLLEGKALEYPKGETGKAKAGGIPEDGKAVFEEKRKELVEKIAELDDALMEKYLDTGDLSKEEILTGLKKEFAARQIFPVLCASAVRNIGSAKILDCLVQLSPSPLGRGKVRAKRDGKETEVSPSDPFSAFVFKTIADPYAGKINLFRVYSGKAQADAQALNTLKEERERLGALFLMQGKEHFAIPEVQTGDIAAVAKLKTVGTGDTLADPAFPVAYDSVVFPEPILAFAVEPKSRADEGKLSTTLKRLAEADPTLRVQRDPQTNDLLLAGTGQQHIEVAISMMKRLANLEIILHPPKVPYQETIKRKSEAKYRHKKQTGGRGQFAQCEIRLEPLPRGTGFEFEDKIFGGSIPQNFRPAVQKGVEEAARKGFLAGYPVKDFRVVLFDGQFHEVDSSEIAFKIAGAKAWKAAMEKASAVLLEPIMNIEITVPEESVGDVMGDLNGRRGRVQGMDSRGTSQSIRAQVPMNEILNYAGALKSITGDRGLFSMEFSHYEEVPGNVAEKIIEQAKKGEKKKEEEE, from the coding sequence ATGAAAATCTACGAAACGGAAAGTATTCGCAACGTGGCGGTCGTCGGTCACGGCGATTCGGGAAAAACGTCGCTCGTCTCGGCGCTCCTCTACCGCGCCGGCGCCGTGGCGCACCTTGGGAAAATCACCCAGAAGAACACCGTCACCGACTACGGCGAGGAAGAGAAGGAGCGCGGCATCACGCTCTCGTCCGCCGTCGCCTACGGGGAGTGGCAGGACACGAAAGTAAACATCCTCGACACGCCGGGCTATTCGAATTTCATCCCCGACGCCAGGGCCGCCATGCGCGTCGCCGACAGCTGCCTGATGGTAATCTCCGGCGTGGACGGCGTGCAAGTCCAGACCGAGTGCCTCTGGGACTGGGCCGTGCAGTTCGAGCTTCCGGTTCTTTTTGTCGTCAACCTCCTCGACCGCGACCGCGCCGGCTTCTCCATGACGATCGAGAGCCTTCAAAAGGCATTCGGTAAAAACGTCGTGCCGCTCGTGCAGCCCCTGGGAGAGGGCGAGGCCTTTCGCGGCTACATCGATCTGCTTGAGGGCAAGGCGTTGGAGTACCCCAAGGGCGAGACGGGCAAGGCCAAGGCCGGCGGCATCCCGGAGGACGGGAAGGCCGTGTTCGAGGAAAAGCGCAAGGAGCTCGTCGAGAAAATAGCCGAGCTCGACGACGCCCTGATGGAAAAATACCTCGACACGGGCGATCTGAGCAAGGAGGAAATTTTGACCGGGCTCAAGAAGGAGTTCGCCGCGCGGCAGATTTTCCCCGTCCTCTGCGCCTCCGCGGTGCGCAACATCGGCTCGGCCAAGATTCTGGACTGCCTCGTGCAACTCAGCCCCTCTCCGCTCGGAAGGGGAAAGGTCAGGGCCAAACGAGACGGGAAAGAAACCGAGGTTTCGCCCTCCGACCCCTTCTCGGCGTTCGTCTTCAAGACCATTGCCGACCCGTACGCGGGCAAGATCAACCTTTTCCGCGTCTATTCGGGCAAGGCCCAGGCCGACGCGCAGGCGCTCAATACCCTGAAGGAAGAACGGGAGAGGCTGGGGGCGCTCTTTTTGATGCAGGGCAAGGAGCATTTCGCCATTCCCGAGGTGCAGACGGGTGACATCGCGGCCGTCGCCAAGCTGAAGACGGTGGGCACGGGCGACACCTTGGCCGACCCGGCCTTTCCCGTCGCGTATGATTCCGTGGTTTTTCCCGAGCCCATCCTTGCGTTTGCCGTCGAGCCCAAAAGCCGCGCCGACGAAGGCAAGCTCTCCACGACGCTCAAGCGCCTCGCCGAGGCCGACCCGACCCTCCGCGTGCAGCGCGATCCCCAGACGAACGATCTCCTGCTCGCCGGCACGGGCCAGCAGCACATCGAGGTGGCCATCTCCATGATGAAGCGCCTCGCCAACCTCGAAATCATTCTCCACCCGCCGAAAGTGCCCTACCAGGAAACCATCAAGCGCAAGAGCGAGGCCAAGTACCGCCACAAGAAGCAGACCGGCGGGCGCGGCCAGTTCGCCCAGTGCGAGATTCGGCTCGAGCCCCTGCCGCGCGGCACGGGCTTCGAGTTCGAGGACAAGATTTTCGGGGGCTCCATCCCCCAGAATTTCCGCCCCGCCGTCCAGAAGGGCGTCGAGGAGGCCGCTCGGAAAGGCTTCCTCGCGGGCTATCCCGTGAAGGACTTCCGCGTGGTCCTGTTCGACGGGCAGTTCCACGAGGTCGATTCCTCGGAGATAGCCTTTAAAATCGCCGGTGCGAAGGCATGGAAAGCGGCGATGGAAAAGGCGAGCGCAGTGCTCCTTGAGCCCATCATGAACATCGAGATTACGGTGCCCGAGGAATCGGTGGGCGACGTCATGGGAGATTTGAACGGCCGCCGCGGGCGCGTGCAGGGGATGGACTCCCGCGGGACGAGTCAGAGCATCCGTGCTCAGGTGCCCATGAACGAGATACTCAACTACGCCGGGGCCCTGAAGAGTATCACGGGCGACCGCGGCCTTTTCAGCATGGAGTTCTCACACTACGAGGAAGTGCCGGGGAACGTCGCCGAGAAGATTATCGAGCAGGCGAAAAAGGGCGAGAAGAAGAAGGAGGAGGAAGAGTAG
- a CDS encoding CinA family nicotinamide mononucleotide deamidase-related protein — protein MNAEFLATGSELLGPRKTESNSLFLAGRLRRLGISLTRKAVVGDDRKAIARAVAESVRRMNAASSSSGGRLLVVCGGLGPTRDDVTVEAAARALRKKLVLSRKALAWIEKKVVKTRRGAPNLRKQAFAPRGFEVLRNPYGTAPGLWGRAGRVVVVLLPGVPCEFRALCTREVEPRLRRLFPKGKRAPEKTLHVAGMLEADMDAMLEKIPVEPEVRVGDTAHSGTISVHLEAEAATEREARAALRRQARRYRGALGSAVFGEDGDTLEGIVGKLCKKRKVTLAVAESCTGGLLSERITSVAGSSAYFLGGVVAYTGREKERLLGVAKKTLRDHGSVSEPTARAMARGARRRFGADYALSATGIAGPGGGTRKKPRGTVCMAIAWKGGVRSWTSRFPGDRAAVRSRTAALCLNALRLALERRRG, from the coding sequence ATGAACGCGGAGTTTCTCGCCACCGGGTCCGAGCTTCTCGGGCCCCGCAAGACGGAGAGCAATTCGCTTTTCCTGGCCGGGCGCCTACGCAGGCTGGGTATCTCGCTCACGCGCAAGGCCGTGGTGGGCGACGACCGCAAGGCAATCGCGCGGGCCGTCGCGGAGAGCGTGCGCCGCATGAACGCCGCCTCTTCCTCAAGCGGCGGGCGCCTTCTCGTCGTGTGCGGGGGGCTGGGGCCGACGCGGGACGACGTGACGGTGGAGGCCGCGGCGCGCGCTTTGAGGAAAAAACTCGTGCTCAGCCGCAAGGCGCTCGCGTGGATCGAGAAGAAGGTGGTGAAGACCCGGAGGGGGGCGCCGAACCTGAGAAAGCAGGCGTTCGCGCCACGGGGGTTCGAGGTACTGCGAAACCCCTACGGCACGGCGCCCGGGCTCTGGGGCCGCGCGGGCAGGGTCGTGGTGGTGCTGCTCCCCGGAGTCCCCTGCGAGTTCCGCGCCCTCTGCACCCGCGAGGTCGAGCCGCGCCTGCGCCGCCTCTTTCCAAAGGGAAAACGCGCGCCCGAGAAGACGCTCCACGTGGCCGGGATGCTCGAGGCGGACATGGACGCGATGCTGGAAAAGATTCCGGTCGAGCCGGAGGTGAGGGTGGGGGACACGGCACACAGCGGAACCATCTCCGTTCACCTTGAGGCGGAGGCCGCGACGGAGCGCGAGGCCAGGGCGGCCCTGCGCCGCCAGGCGCGGCGCTACCGCGGGGCGCTCGGGAGCGCCGTCTTCGGCGAGGACGGCGACACGCTAGAGGGAATCGTCGGAAAACTCTGCAAGAAGCGGAAGGTGACGCTCGCCGTGGCCGAGTCCTGCACCGGGGGCCTTCTTTCCGAGCGCATAACGTCCGTCGCGGGCAGCTCCGCGTACTTCCTCGGGGGCGTCGTGGCCTACACGGGGAGGGAGAAGGAACGCCTCCTTGGCGTGGCGAAAAAAACTCTGCGCGACCACGGCTCCGTGAGCGAGCCCACGGCGCGCGCCATGGCGCGGGGGGCGCGGCGGCGCTTCGGCGCCGACTACGCGCTCTCGGCGACGGGCATAGCCGGGCCGGGGGGCGGCACTCGAAAAAAACCTCGCGGGACGGTCTGCATGGCGATAGCCTGGAAGGGAGGCGTCCGCTCGTGGACGTCGCGCTTTCCGGGCGACCGCGCCGCCGTCAGGAGCCGCACCGCGGCCTTGTGCCTGAACGCCCTCCGCCTCGCCCTGGAGCGCCGCCGAGGGTAG